One window from the genome of Natrinema caseinilyticum encodes:
- a CDS encoding DUF7539 family protein — MSVTDSERQRLQRARAHLEEWKFDARDRAFTELFEGPDAALTDDELLVLDRIDSDLTRQDGVGLWDADEYGIVTGQPIDTSELRVVCTYHPEIPYEGFRGEESLDEATREELNDLLWNYCERVAEFIQTDLESFLESTQRD; from the coding sequence ATGAGCGTCACAGATAGCGAGAGACAGCGATTACAGCGCGCACGAGCGCATCTCGAGGAGTGGAAGTTCGACGCCAGAGACCGGGCCTTCACCGAACTGTTCGAAGGACCGGACGCTGCACTGACGGACGACGAACTCCTGGTGCTCGACAGGATCGATTCGGATCTCACCCGTCAGGACGGCGTCGGGTTGTGGGACGCCGACGAATACGGAATCGTCACCGGGCAACCGATCGACACATCGGAGCTGCGCGTCGTGTGTACGTATCACCCGGAGATTCCCTACGAAGGGTTTCGGGGGGAGGAGAGTCTCGACGAGGCGACGCGAGAGGAACTCAACGACCTGCTCTGGAACTACTGTGAGCGCGTCGCCGAGTTCATCCAGACGGATCTCGAGTCGTTTCTCGAGTCCACTCAGAGGGACTGA
- a CDS encoding SulP family inorganic anion transporter, which produces MSSKRLTERITGRFSSILPVLEWLPRYDSSWLRPDVVAGITVAASVIPEGLAYASLANLPPETGLYAGLMAVAAYFFLGTSRQLIVGPTSALAILVASGVGYAATGNTASYASLVLVTTLLVGVIAVVAWALRLGFLVHFISGSVLTGFSAGAALYIMSTQLNKLLGIESSASGGFFAETFFGRVSYIATHLGMTNAETLAVGGAGIALLALGERYVPRFPNALVVVVLAILAMSVTNLEARGVDIVGSIPSGLPSLSVPAVPEPSTLSSLIPIAAALFLLSYVQGIGAAQTFARRHDYETDANQELLADAGANLAAGLGGGFPVGGSFSRSALNDSVGGKTQLTNAVVVLVLVVVLLFLTEVFTNLPETILAAVVIVAVSGLIDTTAIRRLYRVSKSEFAIAMASLLGVLTVGMLWGIYIGVVLSLLVAISRVSRPSTHELGQIPGTNEFVAFDVTEAATTVPDVFVYRVEAELFYANAETVRTDLTNRLAKRDADVELVVFDLTSSPTVDFEAAQMLEKLHRKLESRGIDLWFAGAEPDVVRLFETTGLAAKAGDVTREESIDHVVDRWRAEQSS; this is translated from the coding sequence TTGTCATCGAAACGCCTCACGGAACGAATAACCGGCCGGTTCTCGTCGATCCTCCCGGTACTCGAGTGGCTGCCGCGGTACGACAGTTCGTGGCTCCGTCCGGACGTGGTCGCGGGGATCACCGTTGCGGCGTCAGTCATTCCCGAAGGGCTGGCGTACGCGTCGCTCGCGAACTTGCCACCGGAGACGGGGTTGTACGCCGGGTTGATGGCAGTCGCCGCCTACTTCTTTCTCGGCACCTCCCGGCAACTCATCGTGGGACCGACCTCGGCGCTTGCGATCCTGGTCGCGAGTGGCGTCGGGTACGCCGCCACCGGGAACACCGCCTCGTACGCCTCGCTCGTACTCGTGACGACGCTGCTCGTCGGCGTCATCGCGGTCGTCGCGTGGGCACTCCGGTTAGGGTTTCTGGTCCACTTCATCTCTGGATCGGTGCTCACGGGGTTTTCCGCCGGCGCGGCGTTGTACATCATGTCGACACAGTTGAACAAGTTGCTCGGTATCGAGAGCAGCGCGTCGGGTGGTTTCTTCGCGGAAACGTTCTTCGGACGGGTCTCGTACATCGCGACCCATCTCGGGATGACGAACGCGGAGACGCTGGCTGTCGGCGGTGCGGGAATCGCGTTGCTCGCCCTCGGTGAGCGGTACGTACCGCGGTTCCCGAACGCACTCGTCGTCGTCGTTCTCGCTATCCTGGCGATGTCGGTGACGAATCTGGAAGCCCGCGGCGTCGACATCGTCGGCTCTATCCCGAGCGGCCTGCCTTCGCTTTCGGTTCCGGCGGTTCCCGAGCCCTCGACCCTGAGTTCGCTCATTCCCATCGCCGCCGCGCTGTTCCTGCTGTCGTACGTCCAGGGAATCGGTGCGGCTCAGACGTTCGCCAGACGTCACGATTACGAGACCGACGCGAATCAGGAACTGCTGGCCGACGCCGGCGCCAACCTCGCCGCGGGCCTCGGCGGCGGGTTTCCCGTCGGCGGAAGTTTCTCGCGGTCTGCGCTCAACGACTCGGTCGGCGGGAAGACACAGCTCACCAACGCCGTCGTCGTCCTCGTTCTCGTCGTCGTTCTGTTGTTTCTCACCGAGGTGTTTACGAACCTTCCGGAAACGATACTCGCGGCCGTCGTCATCGTTGCCGTCTCCGGGCTCATCGATACGACCGCGATCCGGCGACTGTACCGGGTGAGCAAGAGCGAGTTCGCCATCGCGATGGCGTCCTTGCTCGGGGTCCTCACGGTCGGGATGCTCTGGGGTATCTACATCGGCGTCGTTCTCTCGTTACTGGTCGCGATATCCCGAGTCAGTCGTCCATCGACGCACGAACTCGGTCAGATACCCGGGACGAACGAATTCGTCGCGTTCGACGTGACCGAGGCGGCGACGACCGTCCCCGACGTCTTCGTCTACCGCGTCGAAGCCGAACTGTTCTACGCGAACGCGGAGACGGTTCGGACCGACCTCACGAATCGGCTCGCGAAACGCGACGCAGACGTCGAACTCGTCGTCTTCGACCTCACATCGTCGCCGACGGTCGACTTCGAGGCCGCACAGATGCTCGAGAAACTCCACCGGAAACTCGAGTCGCGCGGCATCGACCTCTGGTTTGCGGGGGCGGAACCCGACGTCGTGCGGCTGTTCGAAACGACGGGCCTCGCGGCGA